One segment of Pontibacter akesuensis DNA contains the following:
- the purL gene encoding phosphoribosylformylglycinamidine synthase subunit PurL, with protein sequence MEQQLTTVETAQKLGLLEEEYERIKEILGRTPNFTELSIFSVMWSEHCSYKNSIVWLKKLPKDSPRMLAKAGEENAGLVDIGDGYACSFKIESHNHPSAIEPYQGAATGVGGINRDIFTMGARPIAQLNSLRFGNPKSEKTQRLLRGVVKGIGDYGNAFGIPTVGGELFFDECYNINPLVNAFSAGIVKVGETASATSYGVGNPVFIVGSATGKDGMGGAAFASKDITEDSANDLPSVQVGDPFQEKLLLEATLEIIQSGEVIGMQDMGAAGITCSTSEMSAKGEHGMDIWLEKVPMRQKNMVPFEILLSESQERMLIVMKKGSEETINAICDKWDLYCEQIGVVTEGGTLRYYMHGELAAEVPAEDLVLGGGAPVYHREYREPAYFQEAKKFNIDQVQEPEDYQAVAGFLTTHPNIASKRWVYRQYDSMVGTATMTTNSPSDAAIVKVKGTDKSIAVTVDCNSRYVYADPEVGTSIAVAEAARNIVCSGAEPVAITNCLNFGNPYVPEVYWHFVGAIKGMSTACEALGTPVTGGNVSFYNQSSDEGPVFPTPTIGMLGILENKANKMTLAFQNAGDAIYMLGDAQNDIASSEYVYSYHKVKLSPAPYFNLDEELKLQAAVKEVIEQKLIQSAHDVADGGLYIALLESAMPKELGFDIETNKDFRKDAYLFGESQSRVVVSVNPEKQQAFEQALQNKGVNFTKLGTVTAHDCHIDGELFGGITVAKKHYDTALEQILD encoded by the coding sequence GTGGAACAACAACTCACAACAGTAGAAACAGCACAGAAGCTTGGCCTTCTGGAAGAGGAATATGAGCGCATAAAGGAGATTCTGGGCCGCACGCCTAACTTCACTGAGCTAAGTATATTTTCGGTGATGTGGTCGGAGCACTGCTCATACAAAAACTCCATTGTCTGGCTCAAGAAACTACCGAAAGACTCTCCGCGCATGCTGGCCAAGGCCGGCGAGGAGAACGCCGGACTAGTGGATATCGGCGACGGCTACGCCTGCAGCTTCAAGATTGAATCACACAACCACCCATCCGCCATTGAGCCTTATCAGGGCGCAGCTACAGGCGTGGGCGGTATCAACAGAGATATTTTCACGATGGGTGCCCGCCCGATTGCGCAGCTGAACTCGCTTCGCTTCGGCAACCCGAAATCAGAGAAAACGCAGCGCCTGTTGCGCGGTGTGGTGAAAGGCATCGGCGACTACGGCAATGCCTTTGGTATACCTACCGTGGGTGGCGAATTGTTCTTTGACGAGTGCTACAACATTAACCCACTGGTAAACGCCTTCTCGGCAGGTATCGTGAAAGTGGGCGAAACAGCCTCTGCCACTTCTTACGGCGTAGGCAACCCGGTATTCATTGTGGGCTCTGCCACCGGCAAAGACGGTATGGGCGGCGCGGCTTTCGCCTCTAAAGACATTACCGAAGACTCGGCTAACGACTTGCCATCAGTTCAGGTAGGAGATCCTTTCCAGGAAAAGCTACTGCTGGAGGCGACGCTGGAGATCATACAGTCGGGTGAGGTAATTGGCATGCAGGACATGGGTGCTGCCGGTATTACCTGCTCCACCTCGGAAATGAGCGCCAAAGGCGAGCACGGCATGGACATCTGGCTCGAAAAAGTGCCGATGCGCCAGAAGAACATGGTGCCGTTTGAGATTTTGCTGTCAGAGAGCCAAGAGCGTATGCTGATCGTGATGAAGAAGGGCTCGGAGGAGACGATCAACGCCATCTGCGATAAGTGGGACCTGTATTGCGAGCAGATTGGGGTGGTAACCGAAGGCGGCACACTGCGCTACTACATGCACGGTGAACTGGCAGCCGAAGTACCTGCCGAAGACCTCGTATTGGGTGGCGGCGCGCCGGTGTACCACCGTGAGTACCGCGAACCTGCCTATTTCCAGGAAGCCAAGAAATTCAACATAGACCAGGTGCAGGAGCCAGAGGATTATCAGGCTGTGGCCGGCTTCCTGACTACGCACCCGAACATCGCCTCTAAGCGCTGGGTGTACCGCCAGTACGACTCCATGGTAGGCACCGCCACCATGACGACTAATTCGCCATCTGACGCAGCGATTGTTAAAGTAAAAGGCACAGATAAGTCAATTGCTGTAACTGTAGACTGCAACAGCCGCTACGTGTACGCTGATCCGGAAGTGGGAACATCCATTGCCGTAGCCGAGGCAGCCCGCAATATTGTGTGCTCCGGGGCAGAGCCGGTGGCCATCACCAACTGCCTGAACTTTGGCAACCCCTACGTGCCGGAAGTGTACTGGCACTTCGTGGGTGCCATCAAAGGCATGAGCACGGCCTGTGAGGCGCTTGGCACACCGGTAACGGGTGGCAACGTGAGTTTCTACAATCAATCGTCTGATGAGGGTCCGGTGTTCCCTACGCCTACCATCGGTATGTTGGGCATCCTGGAGAACAAGGCCAACAAGATGACACTGGCCTTCCAGAACGCAGGCGACGCTATCTATATGCTGGGCGATGCGCAGAATGACATTGCCTCTTCTGAGTATGTGTACTCCTATCATAAAGTGAAGCTCTCCCCTGCCCCATACTTCAACCTGGACGAGGAACTGAAGCTGCAGGCGGCCGTGAAGGAAGTAATCGAGCAGAAGCTTATCCAGTCGGCGCACGACGTGGCAGACGGTGGTTTATACATTGCGCTACTGGAGTCTGCTATGCCGAAGGAGCTGGGCTTCGACATCGAGACAAATAAAGATTTCAGAAAAGACGCTTATTTATTCGGCGAGAGCCAGAGCCGCGTGGTAGTTTCGGTTAACCCGGAGAAACAGCAGGCGTTTGAGCAGGCACTGCAAAATAAAGGCGTGAATTTCACGAAATTAGGAACCGTAACAGCCCACGACTGCCATATCGACGGTGAGCTTTTTGGTGGCATTACCGTAGCCAAAAAGCACTATGACACGGCGCTGGAGCAGATTTTAGACTAA
- the atpD gene encoding F0F1 ATP synthase subunit beta, which produces MANIGRITQVIGPVVDVSFVGENNKLPNILDALQVTKDNGQIIVLEVQNHLGEDRVRTIAMDSTEGLSRGIEVTDLGGPIKMPTGESIKGRLFNVIGEAIDGIPQPISTGGLPIHRAAPRFEDLATSSEILYTGIKVIDLIEPYAKGGKIGLFGGAGVGKTVLIQELINNIAKAHGGLSVFAGVGERTREGNDLLREMIEAGIVRYGAEFLESLEHGGWDLSKVDLEELKESKATFVFGQMNEPPGARARVALSGLTMAEYYRDGEPGSSDAGRDILFFVDNIFRFTQAGSEVSALLGRMPSAVGYQPTLATEMGAMQERITSTKRGSITSVQAVYVPADDLTDPAPATTFAHLDATTVLSRKISELGIYPAVDPLDSTSRILTPDVVGAEHYDTAQRVKEILQRYKELQDIIAILGMDELSDEDKLVVHRARRVQRFLSQPFHVAEQFTGLKGVLVDIKDTIRGFNEIMDGKHDHLPESAFNLVGTIEDAVAKGEKMMAEAK; this is translated from the coding sequence ATGGCGAATATTGGCAGAATTACCCAGGTTATCGGTCCAGTTGTGGACGTTAGCTTTGTTGGGGAAAACAATAAGCTACCAAATATTTTGGATGCCCTTCAGGTGACGAAAGACAACGGCCAGATTATCGTGCTGGAAGTGCAGAACCACCTTGGTGAGGATCGTGTTCGTACCATCGCGATGGACTCGACAGAAGGTCTTTCCCGTGGCATTGAAGTGACCGATTTGGGCGGCCCAATCAAAATGCCGACAGGCGAAAGCATCAAAGGCCGTCTTTTCAACGTGATCGGCGAAGCCATTGACGGTATCCCTCAGCCTATCAGCACGGGTGGTCTGCCAATTCACAGAGCCGCTCCGCGCTTCGAAGACCTGGCTACCTCTTCCGAAATCCTTTACACAGGTATCAAAGTAATCGACCTGATCGAGCCTTATGCAAAAGGTGGTAAGATCGGATTGTTCGGTGGTGCCGGTGTGGGTAAAACGGTATTGATTCAGGAACTGATCAACAACATCGCGAAGGCACACGGTGGTCTTTCTGTATTTGCCGGTGTAGGTGAGCGTACGCGTGAGGGTAACGACTTACTTCGTGAAATGATTGAGGCAGGTATCGTGCGTTACGGCGCCGAATTCCTGGAGTCGCTGGAGCACGGCGGCTGGGACCTTTCTAAAGTAGACTTAGAGGAACTGAAGGAGTCTAAGGCTACCTTCGTGTTCGGACAGATGAACGAGCCTCCTGGGGCGCGTGCACGTGTGGCCCTTTCTGGACTTACGATGGCGGAGTACTACCGCGATGGTGAGCCGGGTTCAAGCGATGCCGGTCGTGACATCCTGTTCTTCGTAGATAACATTTTCCGTTTCACTCAGGCGGGTTCAGAAGTGTCAGCACTTCTTGGTCGTATGCCATCAGCAGTAGGTTACCAGCCAACGCTGGCCACTGAAATGGGTGCCATGCAAGAGCGTATCACGTCTACTAAGCGTGGTTCCATTACATCGGTACAGGCCGTTTACGTACCTGCGGATGACTTGACTGACCCGGCCCCGGCAACAACGTTTGCCCACCTGGACGCAACAACCGTACTTTCCCGTAAGATCTCCGAGCTTGGTATTTACCCTGCCGTGGATCCACTGGATTCTACATCGCGTATCCTGACGCCGGATGTAGTAGGTGCAGAGCACTACGATACCGCGCAGCGCGTGAAAGAGATTCTGCAGCGTTACAAGGAACTTCAGGATATCATCGCCATCCTTGGTATGGACGAACTTTCTGACGAGGATAAATTGGTTGTACACAGAGCGCGCCGTGTGCAGCGTTTCCTGTCGCAGCCGTTCCACGTGGCAGAGCAGTTCACAGGCCTGAAGGGTGTGTTGGTTGATATCAAAGACACCATCCGTGGCTTTAACGAGATTATGGACGGCAAGCATGACCACCTTCCTGAATCAGCCTTCAACCTGGTAGGAACTATTGAAGACGCTGTTGCCAAAGGTGAGAAAATGATGGCCGAAGCAAAATAA
- the atpC gene encoding ATP synthase F1 subunit epsilon, whose product MYLEIITPDKKVYAGEVVSAKFPGANGSFEVLDLHAPLISTLEKGSIRITTNTGQEFFTVDGGVVEVLNNKIIVLAESVIA is encoded by the coding sequence ATGTATTTAGAGATAATCACACCTGATAAAAAGGTATACGCCGGCGAGGTAGTGTCTGCCAAGTTCCCGGGAGCCAATGGCTCTTTCGAGGTGCTGGACCTGCACGCTCCCCTTATCAGTACGCTGGAGAAAGGAAGCATCCGTATCACTACCAACACAGGGCAAGAGTTCTTTACGGTAGACGGTGGTGTGGTAGAAGTGCTAAACAACAAGATCATCGTACTCGCTGAATCTGTGATAGCGTAA
- a CDS encoding putative quinol monooxygenase, protein MKKYGLHGKLSATAGNGDKLAAILLKASKLVSTAKGCHLYLVSKDKNTPDAVWVTEVWDSKEDHDNSLAVAGVRELIAQAMPLLAGMPEKGQELEILGGAGINQQQ, encoded by the coding sequence ATGAAAAAGTACGGCCTACACGGCAAACTAAGCGCAACAGCTGGTAACGGAGACAAACTAGCTGCCATTCTACTGAAAGCCTCGAAACTTGTTTCTACAGCCAAAGGATGTCATTTATACTTGGTCAGCAAGGATAAAAACACGCCTGACGCGGTTTGGGTAACGGAAGTATGGGACAGCAAAGAAGACCACGACAATTCGTTAGCAGTGGCAGGCGTGAGAGAGCTTATTGCCCAAGCTATGCCCTTGCTTGCTGGCATGCCGGAGAAGGGGCAGGAACTGGAGATTTTAGGAGGAGCCGGAATCAATCAGCAGCAATAA
- a CDS encoding YkgJ family cysteine cluster protein, whose translation MHDPGNICLACGLCCDGTLIGFVQLEREELPALRDVLAIEEANGDGFFLQPCINYCDGCGIYSQRPKQCGLYKCGLLKSVEQREIEFDSAVETIHAVKQKKAAIEEKLALLQLTLQSKSFYFKMVELNTWLQKNKSEPSFMQLHMDLMSDIKQLDSLLSERFDAAMF comes from the coding sequence ATGCATGATCCGGGGAATATCTGTTTGGCTTGTGGGTTGTGTTGTGACGGTACCCTGATCGGTTTTGTACAGCTCGAACGGGAAGAACTGCCTGCATTGAGAGACGTGTTGGCGATTGAGGAGGCAAATGGTGATGGTTTTTTCCTTCAACCTTGCATTAACTACTGTGATGGGTGTGGCATTTACTCTCAAAGACCTAAACAATGCGGGCTTTACAAGTGCGGTCTTTTAAAGTCCGTCGAGCAAAGGGAAATAGAGTTTGATTCGGCTGTTGAAACCATTCATGCGGTAAAACAAAAGAAAGCCGCTATTGAGGAAAAGCTAGCGCTACTACAGCTTACGCTGCAATCCAAATCATTTTACTTTAAAATGGTCGAGTTGAATACGTGGTTGCAGAAAAACAAGTCTGAACCGTCATTCATGCAACTCCATATGGACTTGATGTCGGACATCAAGCAACTTGACAGTCTGCTATCTGAAAGATTTGATGCAGCAATGTTTTAA
- a CDS encoding trans-sulfuration enzyme family protein — MPHIHPKTTPIYQTSVFAFEDLNALEQYFGQPGQSYMYTRYGNPNTDELAQQVNKLEGGAGAVATSSGMSAILAAVLAVCKAGDHVLCAEDIYGGSSALLSQELTRIGISVSFVPSADIYTLKDYLQPNTRLLLLETMSNPLLEVFDMARLAQETKQHNILLVVDNTFATPVLTKPLELGADIVMHSVTKYLSGHSDVTAGVVVCKEEAVLQRVQKVMMVYGLNLSPFEAWLAARGLKTLRLRMRQHCSNAVAVAKYLQQHPKVEKVWYPGLEEHPQYALAKQQGQGLFGGMMSFKIQDDKEAVNRFMQALPTIPFAPSLAGVTTSISYPLGASHRSLTSEQQQEMSITAGVIRLSVGIEEPEELIAELEAGLAAV; from the coding sequence ATGCCGCACATACATCCCAAAACCACGCCTATCTACCAAACTTCCGTTTTTGCCTTTGAGGACCTGAATGCGCTAGAGCAATATTTTGGGCAACCGGGGCAAAGCTACATGTACACCCGTTACGGAAACCCCAACACGGATGAACTGGCGCAGCAGGTGAACAAGTTGGAAGGTGGGGCAGGAGCAGTGGCAACCTCTTCGGGTATGTCCGCGATTCTGGCGGCTGTTTTGGCAGTATGTAAGGCAGGAGACCATGTGCTGTGTGCCGAGGATATTTACGGCGGCTCGTCGGCGCTGCTCTCGCAGGAACTGACGCGCATCGGCATCAGCGTTTCGTTTGTGCCCTCAGCAGACATTTACACTTTAAAAGACTACCTGCAGCCAAACACGCGTCTGCTGTTGCTCGAAACCATGAGCAACCCGCTGCTGGAGGTGTTTGACATGGCAAGGCTGGCGCAGGAAACAAAGCAGCACAACATCCTGCTGGTGGTAGACAACACCTTTGCCACGCCCGTACTTACCAAACCATTGGAACTGGGCGCAGATATAGTAATGCACAGCGTCACGAAGTACCTATCAGGCCACAGCGACGTGACAGCCGGTGTGGTAGTATGCAAAGAGGAAGCCGTGCTGCAGCGGGTGCAGAAGGTAATGATGGTCTATGGCCTGAACCTAAGCCCGTTTGAGGCCTGGCTGGCAGCCCGGGGCCTGAAAACACTGCGCCTGCGCATGCGACAGCACTGCAGTAATGCCGTGGCCGTAGCTAAATACCTGCAGCAGCACCCGAAGGTAGAGAAAGTATGGTATCCGGGCCTGGAGGAACACCCGCAGTATGCGCTGGCAAAGCAGCAGGGGCAGGGCCTGTTCGGGGGCATGATGAGCTTCAAGATACAGGACGACAAAGAGGCTGTAAACCGCTTTATGCAGGCTTTGCCTACTATTCCGTTTGCGCCCTCACTGGCAGGTGTGACTACGTCCATCTCTTACCCCTTGGGCGCATCGCACCGCTCCTTAACATCGGAGCAACAGCAGGAGATGAGCATCACGGCAGGCGTTATTCGCCTGTCGGTGGGGATAGAGGAACCGGAGGAACTGATTGCAGAACTGGAAGCAGGTTTGGCGGCAGTGTAA